A genomic window from Struthio camelus isolate bStrCam1 chromosome 2, bStrCam1.hap1, whole genome shotgun sequence includes:
- the ACVR2B gene encoding activin receptor type-2B, which produces MIASWLTFAFLCGTFCAGPGHGEAETRECIYYNANWELEKTNQSGVERCEGEKDKRLHCYASWRNNSGSIELVKKGCWLDDFNCYDRQECVATEENPQVFFCCCEGNYCNEKFTHLPEVTGPEVIYEPPPPTPSLLNILVYSLLPIAVLSMAILLAFWMYRHRKPPYGHVDINEDPGPPPPSPLVGLKPLQLLEIKARGRFGCVWKAQLMNDYVAVKIFPIQDKQSWQSEREIFNTPGMKHENLLQFIAAEKRGTNLETELWLITAFHDKGSLTDYLKGNIISWNELCHVAETMARGLSYLHEDVPWCKGEGHKPAIAHRDFKSKNVLLKNDLTAVLADFGLAVRFEPGKPPGDTHGQVGTRRYMAPEVLEGAINFQRDAFLRIDMYAMGLVLWELVSRCRAVDGPVDEYMLPFEEEIGQHPSLEDLQEVVVHKKMRPVFKDHWLKHPGLAQLCVTIEECWDHDAEARLSAGCVEERISQIRKSVNGTTSDCLVSIVTSVTNVDLPPKESSI; this is translated from the exons GACCAGGACATGGGGAAGCAGAGACAAGGGAGTGCATCTACTACAATGCCAACTGGGAGCTGGAAAAGACGAACCAGAGTGGCGTGGAGCGCTGCGAAGGGGAGAAGGACAAGCGGCTCCACTGCTATGCCTCTTGGAGGAACAATTCAGGCTCCATTGAGCTGGTGAAGAAAGGCTGCTGGTTAGACGACTTCAACTGTTATGACAG GCAGGAATGTGTAGCCACAGAAGAAAACCCGCAagtgtttttctgctgctgtgaggGCAACTATTGCAATGAGAAATTCACCCATTTACCTGAAGTTACTGGTCCGGAAG TCATATACGAGCCGCCCCCACCAACGCCCTCCCTGCTCAACATCCTGGTTTACTCTCTGCTTCCCATTGCTGTCCTGTCAATGGCCATTCTCCTGGCCTTCTGGATGTACCGTCACCGCAAGCCTCCCTACGGGCACGTGGACATCAACGAG GATCCTGGGCCACCACCCCCTTCTCCACTGGTTGGCCTAAAGCCTTTGCAGCTCTTGGAGATCAAAGCGAGGGGACGTTTCGGCTGCGTCTGGAAAGCTCAGCTCATGAATGACTATGTAGCAGTGAAAATCTTTCCTATTCAG GATAAGCAGTCttggcagagcgagagagagattTTCAATACCCCTGGCATGAAGCATGAAAACCTTTTGCAGTTTAttgcagcagagaaaagaggGACGAACCTAGAGACAGAACTGTGGCTGATCACAGCTTTCCACGACAAG GGCTCTCTGACGGATTACCTGAAGGGGAATATTATCAGCTGGAATGAGCTCTGCCATGTTGCAGAAACGATGGCCCGTGGATTGTCCTACCTACATGAAGACGTCCCTTGGTGCAAGGGTGAAGGACACAAACCTGCTATCGCGCACAG GGACTTCAAGAGTAAAAATGTCTTGCTGAAGAATGATTTGACGGCAGTTCTAGCTGATTTTGGACTCGCTGTACGGTTCGAACCTGGAAAACCTCCAGGGGACACTCACGGACAG gtGGGAACAAGGAGGTATATGGCTCCTGAAGTGTTAGAGGGAGCAATCAACTTCCAGCGAGACGCCTTCCTGAGAATAGACATGTATGCAATGGGACTGGTGTTGTGGGAATTAGTCTCCAGATGTAGAGCAGTTGACG GTCCAGTGGATGAATATATGCTgccttttgaagaagaaataggTCAGCACCCATCCCTGGAGGACCTGCAGGAAGTGGTGGTTCACAAGAAGATGCGCCCCGTGTTCAAGGATCATTGGCTGAAACACCCT GGCTTGGCGCAGCTCTGCGTTACTATCGAAGAGTGCTGGGACCACGACGCGGAGGCTCGGCTCTCGGCGGGCTGTGTCGAGGAGCGCATTTCGCAAATCCGCAAATCCGTAAACGGCACTACCTCGGACTGCCTCGTTTCCATCGTGACGTCCGTCACCAACGTGGACTTGCCGCCCAAAGAGTCTAGTATCTAA